A single window of bacterium DNA harbors:
- a CDS encoding T9SS type A sorting domain-containing protein — MPLLIFMFAVLTLKENTETGLPIQKLQVIGDVTKEVIMGNIPRPTKNKIFSQNKKTDANWVLTDTCSFYGRIKNKGEYVALIDNNGIHPILSDTLTTIAKQAVEASPEWIRIPLWDNFSLMGATGQNVFGALVLSAPSLYRDELAFVIARTDPVIIEHYNSNPQIFLDNVSLIYKNDSVLDYVRLVEYSGYTTAKYKIADKGDDTTEIEIPKEEYYWNVVHPIITNEALFYVNPKTGKEAAPPTGKFWRDYLFNYPDTCPATVVSVYPDQNDTILAGFVSPILKDLLAGEKLLYNGRKDNPGDNGAIGIVNNWIRDVLVFNSGTERPRQPVRIFHIHIGRCGEHAAITAATSRAALIPTNDPYDVCRDHTWNEWYDTDHRGWEPINNYINSTSHYEDDGWQFNNVFCWRGDGYNYDVTHRYTPYCTLTVIVNDVNSVPVDGAQVRLGCVYYDDPMDSFPDFGNKRYTDSDGRVDFLVGDTRDYFINLKAGTRGFYPSGDQLYKIVTGSVAGQHYTWSHNLSGKQPVLSVTQDTLSDMSEFYKIEANFGVQKEIVRGQALYPSPELSIIQRYGEYFDDAKNIEFFICDSSNFVLYKAGSAFQAFEIGHNVDSGSVIFTCPKGKWYVVFSAKDLVEDEEVVNLNVKLSVNTTGVEGSPKNKFYFNVLPSPFKTSSSIDFMLPSAEKVTLALYDLSGRCVKKFINNEIRTGRQQIELKDRNIKNGIYFIRFTTDTRTITKKIVKI; from the coding sequence ATGCCACTTTTAATCTTTATGTTTGCCGTACTTACTTTGAAGGAAAACACGGAAACGGGTCTGCCCATCCAAAAACTCCAGGTAATTGGTGATGTTACCAAAGAAGTTATTATGGGCAATATCCCGCGTCCAACAAAAAATAAAATCTTTTCCCAAAATAAAAAAACAGATGCGAACTGGGTACTTACTGATACCTGTTCTTTTTACGGGAGGATAAAAAATAAGGGAGAATATGTTGCATTAATTGATAATAACGGAATTCATCCCATTCTTTCCGATACTCTTACTACTATAGCAAAACAGGCAGTAGAAGCGTCCCCGGAATGGATAAGAATACCTCTATGGGATAACTTTTCTCTTATGGGCGCTACGGGACAGAATGTCTTTGGAGCACTTGTTTTATCCGCTCCTTCTCTTTACAGGGATGAACTTGCTTTTGTAATAGCGCGAACTGACCCGGTTATTATTGAACACTATAACTCTAATCCCCAAATATTTCTGGATAACGTAAGTCTTATATACAAAAATGACAGCGTTCTTGATTATGTTCGCCTTGTCGAATACTCTGGCTATACTACCGCAAAATATAAAATAGCGGATAAAGGTGACGACACTACGGAAATTGAAATTCCAAAAGAGGAATATTACTGGAATGTCGTTCACCCAATCATTACAAATGAAGCCCTGTTCTATGTAAACCCTAAAACAGGAAAAGAAGCCGCTCCACCGACCGGAAAATTCTGGAGAGATTATTTGTTCAATTACCCCGACACCTGCCCCGCAACGGTAGTCAGCGTCTACCCAGATCAAAACGATACCATATTAGCAGGTTTTGTCTCCCCCATACTAAAAGACCTTCTTGCCGGAGAAAAACTTTTATACAACGGCAGAAAGGATAACCCGGGCGATAATGGCGCCATTGGAATCGTAAATAATTGGATCAGGGACGTTCTCGTTTTTAACTCCGGAACGGAAAGACCGCGCCAACCTGTAAGAATATTCCATATACATATCGGTAGATGCGGCGAACATGCCGCAATAACCGCCGCCACATCAAGAGCTGCACTGATACCTACCAACGACCCTTACGACGTTTGCAGGGACCATACCTGGAACGAATGGTACGACACGGATCACCGGGGGTGGGAACCAATCAATAATTACATTAACTCCACTTCCCACTACGAAGACGATGGATGGCAGTTCAATAACGTTTTCTGCTGGAGAGGCGATGGTTATAATTATGACGTAACGCATAGATACACACCTTATTGCACGCTTACGGTTATTGTGAATGATGTAAATAGTGTCCCGGTTGATGGCGCGCAGGTCAGACTGGGATGTGTTTATTATGATGATCCTATGGATTCTTTCCCGGATTTTGGAAATAAAAGATATACGGATTCTGACGGCAGAGTGGACTTTCTGGTTGGCGATACAAGAGACTACTTTATAAACCTGAAAGCAGGAACCCGCGGTTTTTATCCCTCGGGAGACCAATTGTATAAAATAGTAACCGGCTCCGTTGCCGGACAACATTATACATGGTCTCATAACCTGTCCGGAAAACAACCTGTTCTTTCCGTCACTCAAGACACTTTATCGGATATGTCGGAGTTCTATAAAATAGAAGCCAATTTTGGCGTTCAAAAAGAAATCGTCCGCGGACAAGCTCTGTACCCGTCACCCGAACTCTCCATTATACAAAGATATGGCGAATACTTTGATGATGCAAAAAATATAGAATTTTTCATCTGCGATTCTTCCAACTTTGTACTATATAAAGCAGGTTCGGCTTTCCAGGCTTTTGAAATCGGACATAATGTAGACTCCGGCTCCGTTATTTTTACCTGTCCAAAAGGAAAATGGTATGTAGTATTCTCCGCCAAAGATTTAGTTGAAGATGAAGAAGTCGTAAACCTTAACGTAAAACTTTCTGTTAATACGACAGGAGTTGAGGGCTCGCCCAAAAACAAGTTCTATTTCAACGTCTTGCCGAGTCCTTTCAAAACGTCTTCTTCCATTGACTTTATGCTGCCATCAGCGGAAAAAGTAACTCTTGCGCTGTATGACTTAAGCGGCAGATGCGTGAAGAAATTCATAAATAACGAAATTCGAACAGGTAGGCAACAAATAGAACTAAAAGATAGAAATATAAAGAACGGTATATACTTTATACGCTTTACCACGGATACCAGAACTATAACAAAGAAAATAGTTAAGATCTAG
- a CDS encoding tetratricopeptide repeat protein, with protein MKRDNEKYISAFNALKKGDTLLAKKFFSQINDLYSLGIINYKQNLIDDAYNCFYQINNLYGKGLCKYKTGDYNSAITYLSQAQNSTDADLFIAEAYYKLNEFKNAEKHYSEALKTPSLKHDALYGLAWSHYKLNRFSESANEFAQFSADYPNDKLCAKALYYSAMSFYYNNNISKSLEYLSKVRNNYPDFELMESVYYWLGKLYYSQSNFQASLDELKLLISKFPESKSVPESYLLCGDCYYNIPSYDSAICYYNKITGPEWHLDEARFRIEKCYFKLGKYYSYVDFLSNFIRKYPDSPRSPSLAIEIARYWVKKERFSDAVAAYNKMIQQFSWSNIIKDAKYELAQCYLQVGKSDEAINIYQELLQTSLCQKVQLKIANTYFEIENYNQALNEYNTIIEKYPKSSEAKEAKFKVGVTYELLQKPTEARKFFQKFINEYPEDTKLWDIKLRIAKTYWNEGFIDQYRKSLLDVDAHGSLETSREAGFLLGNLYFNESDYKNAKIFYIKASDKYEDIDSKARALLGAAKCTELLTKTEEAIKLYESVILLSPNPLLEREANEKLKNLRREDTKNEQHTTNPD; from the coding sequence ATGAAACGGGACAATGAAAAATACATATCCGCGTTTAACGCCCTTAAAAAAGGCGACACACTACTCGCTAAAAAGTTTTTTTCTCAAATCAATGACTTGTATTCACTCGGCATTATTAATTATAAACAAAACTTAATTGATGATGCTTATAATTGCTTTTACCAGATAAATAATTTATACGGCAAAGGACTATGTAAATATAAAACCGGCGATTATAACTCCGCGATAACTTATTTATCTCAAGCCCAAAACTCCACCGATGCCGATTTGTTTATTGCAGAAGCTTATTACAAACTCAACGAATTTAAAAACGCAGAAAAACATTACTCGGAAGCACTAAAAACTCCTTCTTTAAAACATGACGCCTTATACGGACTTGCCTGGTCTCATTATAAATTGAATCGTTTCTCCGAATCGGCAAATGAATTTGCTCAATTCTCCGCTGATTATCCAAATGATAAACTATGCGCCAAAGCTTTATACTATTCCGCTATGTCTTTTTATTATAACAATAATATTTCAAAAAGTTTAGAATACCTTTCAAAAGTGAGAAATAATTATCCCGATTTTGAACTTATGGAATCGGTTTATTACTGGCTTGGCAAACTATATTACAGCCAGTCAAATTTTCAAGCCTCTCTGGATGAACTAAAACTTTTAATATCTAAATTTCCGGAATCTAAATCTGTTCCGGAATCTTATTTGTTATGCGGAGACTGTTATTACAATATACCAAGTTACGACTCTGCAATATGTTATTACAACAAAATAACAGGTCCCGAATGGCACCTCGACGAGGCAAGATTTAGAATAGAAAAATGTTATTTCAAACTCGGAAAATATTATTCATACGTGGACTTTTTGTCTAACTTTATACGCAAATATCCCGACTCCCCGCGTTCTCCTTCATTGGCAATTGAAATCGCCCGCTACTGGGTAAAAAAAGAAAGATTCTCCGACGCCGTTGCCGCTTACAATAAAATGATTCAACAATTTAGCTGGTCAAACATTATTAAAGATGCCAAATATGAATTGGCTCAATGTTATTTGCAGGTTGGCAAATCGGACGAGGCAATAAACATTTACCAGGAATTGTTACAAACAAGCTTATGCCAAAAGGTTCAACTTAAGATTGCAAATACTTATTTTGAGATAGAAAATTATAATCAGGCTCTTAACGAATACAATACCATAATCGAGAAATATCCAAAATCTTCCGAAGCAAAAGAAGCTAAATTTAAGGTAGGCGTTACTTATGAATTATTACAAAAACCAACCGAAGCAAGAAAATTTTTCCAAAAGTTTATAAACGAATACCCCGAAGATACGAAATTATGGGATATCAAACTGCGAATTGCAAAAACCTACTGGAATGAAGGTTTTATAGACCAATACAGAAAATCTTTACTTGATGTCGACGCGCACGGTTCTCTGGAAACTAGCAGGGAGGCAGGTTTCTTGCTGGGCAACTTGTATTTTAATGAGTCCGATTATAAAAACGCTAAAATCTTCTATATTAAAGCCTCTGACAAGTACGAAGATATCGATTCTAAGGCTCGTGCCTTACTTGGAGCAGCAAAATGCACAGAATTGTTGACAAAAACAGAAGAAGCTATAAAGTTATACGAAAGTGTTATTTTATTGTCGCCAAACCCTTTATTAGAAAGGGAAGCAAATGAAAAACTTAAAAATTTAAGAAGAGAGGATACTAAAAATGAGCAACATACTACCAACCCCGATTGA
- the recA gene encoding recombinase RecA, translating to MDIDRKKAIDEALKQIEKFAGKGSIMRLGDEEVHEFKDIIPTGSLALDKALGIGGIPKGRITEIFGAEGSGKTTLALHILANAQKQGGVGAFIDVEHALDPFYAKNLGVDTVNLLISQPDTGEQALEIAEVLTRSGGLDVIIVDSVAALVPRAEIEGEVGDAFIGLQARLMSQALRKLTGIVSKSKVSIIFINQLRYKIGVMFGNPMTTPGGLALKFHSSIRLEMLGSAPIKRGEERVGSRMKVKVVKNKFAPPFKSAEFDMFFGKGISKESEIIDIASENDIIDKSGAWFSYKGEKLGQGKENTLEMLIQRPKVLAEIEKEVRKFLKLAPVELAKIEKEIKKAVKTEVAELEKEIKKVTKPE from the coding sequence ATGGATATAGATCGTAAAAAAGCAATAGACGAAGCATTAAAACAGATAGAAAAGTTTGCAGGAAAAGGTTCAATAATGAGACTGGGCGACGAAGAAGTTCACGAATTCAAAGACATTATTCCGACGGGTTCACTTGCTCTTGACAAGGCGCTTGGAATCGGAGGAATCCCCAAAGGAAGAATTACGGAAATATTCGGAGCTGAAGGAAGTGGAAAAACTACACTTGCGCTGCATATTCTGGCAAATGCCCAGAAACAGGGCGGAGTAGGCGCTTTCATTGACGTAGAACATGCATTAGACCCGTTTTATGCCAAGAATCTTGGTGTGGATACGGTTAACCTTTTAATCTCCCAACCGGATACGGGCGAACAGGCATTGGAAATAGCCGAAGTCCTTACGAGAAGCGGCGGGTTAGACGTAATAATCGTTGACTCGGTGGCAGCTCTTGTTCCACGAGCCGAAATAGAAGGTGAAGTCGGAGATGCTTTTATCGGATTACAGGCAAGACTTATGTCACAGGCTTTGAGAAAACTTACCGGTATAGTCAGTAAATCAAAAGTAAGCATTATATTCATAAACCAGTTAAGATATAAAATAGGCGTTATGTTTGGAAATCCTATGACGACACCCGGCGGACTTGCATTGAAATTCCATTCATCAATTAGACTTGAAATGTTAGGTTCTGCTCCTATTAAAAGAGGAGAAGAAAGAGTCGGCAGCAGGATGAAAGTCAAGGTAGTGAAAAACAAATTTGCACCTCCTTTCAAATCGGCAGAGTTCGATATGTTTTTTGGCAAAGGAATATCTAAAGAAAGTGAAATTATTGATATTGCTTCCGAGAATGATATCATTGATAAGTCCGGCGCATGGTTCTCTTATAAAGGGGAGAAACTCGGGCAGGGAAAAGAAAACACTTTGGAAATGCTGATACAGCGTCCGAAAGTCTTGGCCGAAATAGAAAAAGAAGTAAGGAAATTCCTTAAGCTTGCTCCGGTCGAACTGGCGAAAATAGAGAAAGAAATAAAGAAAGCCGTTAAGACGGAAGTAGCCGAACTAGAGAAGGAAATAAAAAAGGTTACGAAACCGGAATAA
- the tuf gene encoding elongation factor Tu, which translates to MAKEKFERKKPHVNIGTIGHVDHGKTTLSACITKVLATKKYASFMAYDQIDKAPEERARGLTIQLCHLEYETDKRHYAHIDCPGHRDYIKNMITGAAQMDGAILVVSAADGAQAQTREHVLLARQVNVPALVVCMNKIDQVDDPELLELVELEIRDLLKKYEFPGDTTPIIKGSALKCLESPDPNADCCKFIWELMDAVDSFIPEPTREVDKTFLMSVEDVFSITGRGTVATGRVERGRVKAGDPLEIVGFTDTQKTTAVSVEMFRKILDEGLAGDNLGVLLRGVEKDKVERGMVLATPGTITPHTHFKGRVYILTQAEGGRHTAFFNGYSPQFFFRTMDVTGNANLPAGVEMVMPGDNVELEIKLISPVAMEKEMRFAIREGGQTVGAGVVTEIIS; encoded by the coding sequence ATGGCAAAAGAAAAATTTGAACGGAAAAAGCCGCACGTAAACATAGGGACAATAGGCCACGTCGACCATGGAAAAACAACATTAAGTGCTTGTATTACAAAGGTGCTCGCAACCAAGAAATATGCAAGCTTTATGGCTTATGACCAGATAGATAAGGCACCTGAAGAAAGAGCTCGTGGATTGACCATTCAGTTATGTCACCTTGAATACGAGACGGACAAAAGACACTATGCACACATCGATTGCCCGGGACATCGTGACTACATTAAAAATATGATTACCGGTGCAGCACAGATGGACGGAGCAATACTTGTAGTTTCAGCTGCAGACGGAGCACAGGCGCAAACTCGCGAACACGTTCTACTTGCAAGACAGGTAAACGTTCCCGCGCTTGTCGTATGTATGAATAAAATTGACCAGGTCGATGACCCCGAATTACTCGAACTCGTTGAACTTGAAATCAGAGACCTTTTAAAGAAATACGAATTCCCCGGCGATACAACGCCAATCATAAAGGGTTCAGCATTGAAATGCCTCGAAAGTCCTGACCCGAATGCAGATTGCTGCAAATTTATATGGGAACTTATGGACGCAGTGGATAGTTTTATTCCTGAGCCTACAAGAGAAGTAGACAAAACGTTCCTTATGTCAGTGGAAGACGTTTTCTCGATTACAGGTCGTGGAACGGTAGCGACGGGAAGAGTTGAAAGAGGCAGAGTGAAAGCAGGCGACCCGTTGGAAATCGTAGGATTTACAGACACACAGAAAACTACGGCAGTAAGCGTTGAAATGTTCAGAAAGATACTCGATGAAGGACTTGCAGGGGATAACCTTGGAGTACTTTTAAGAGGTGTAGAAAAAGACAAAGTTGAAAGAGGTATGGTTCTTGCAACACCGGGAACAATAACTCCGCATACACATTTCAAAGGAAGAGTGTATATTTTGACACAGGCGGAAGGCGGAAGACATACGGCTTTCTTTAACGGATATTCGCCACAGTTCTTCTTTAGAACGATGGACGTTACCGGTAATGCAAACCTTCCGGCAGGTGTAGAAATGGTAATGCCGGGCGATAACGTTGAACTTGAAATAAAATTGATTTCACCGGTTGCAATGGAAAAAGAAATGAGATTCGCCATCAGAGAAGGTGGACAGACAGTCGGAGCCGGCGTAGTAACTGAAATCATATCGTAA
- the mutL gene encoding DNA mismatch repair endonuclease MutL: MESRIIKLSEDIIAKIAAGEVIERPASCIKELIENAIDAGAHTISCEVKGNGVPELKVIDDGYGMSQDEIEIAVQPHTTSKLKTEKDLFNIKNFGFRGEALASICKVAEVEITSRVASEPNGNYIKVRDDQILEKKPASRNTGTTIRIKDLFYSMPARRKFLKSAPVELKHIINVIQNMALVYPDIAFTLTHDDKEIMKFPKSDLKHRILAMLGNDFLASLAPIEHKVSDFVFSGYLSKPFSFAEHPKQFIFINNRTCRDRIVRRAIENAYAVPMKEKIPSFVVFLKVPPEFIDVNVHPRKEEVRFKDESFIYNLIINGIRIGLGIKGFTGQEQYQVLEEAFDPKECEVWQLHNSYIFAQTPSGLLIVDQHAAHERIMFERVMREKGTSQKLLFPVVAELTDIEEKFLLEYKDCLIKLGFEIEEFGKATYRITAIPSVLKECTAPEFKSLLSELQENEAISEDKFTNAAKRVACRASVMAGAIMKTREMQSLLDQLFHTNNPYFCPHGRPTIIKLTREELERKFGR; encoded by the coding sequence ATGGAATCACGAATCATAAAACTTTCCGAAGATATAATTGCAAAGATTGCCGCAGGCGAAGTTATAGAACGCCCCGCTTCCTGCATTAAAGAATTAATCGAAAACGCAATTGACGCCGGTGCGCATACCATATCCTGCGAAGTCAAAGGGAATGGAGTTCCCGAACTTAAAGTCATTGACGACGGTTACGGGATGAGTCAGGACGAAATAGAAATCGCCGTCCAGCCGCATACCACAAGTAAACTCAAAACCGAAAAAGATTTGTTCAACATAAAAAACTTCGGGTTCAGGGGAGAAGCCCTCGCTTCAATATGCAAAGTCGCAGAAGTAGAAATCACTTCCCGCGTTGCTTCCGAACCAAACGGAAATTACATAAAAGTGCGGGACGACCAAATACTTGAAAAGAAACCGGCATCAAGAAATACGGGCACGACAATAAGAATTAAGGATTTGTTTTATTCTATGCCCGCGAGAAGAAAATTCCTGAAATCCGCCCCGGTAGAACTTAAACATATTATAAACGTAATCCAGAATATGGCGCTCGTGTATCCTGATATCGCTTTTACTCTTACACACGACGATAAAGAAATCATGAAATTTCCAAAATCGGACTTGAAACACAGGATACTTGCAATGCTTGGAAACGATTTTCTTGCCTCGCTTGCTCCCATAGAACATAAAGTTTCCGATTTCGTATTCAGCGGATACCTGTCAAAACCTTTCAGTTTTGCGGAACACCCAAAGCAATTTATTTTCATAAACAACAGAACGTGCAGGGACAGAATAGTGAGACGCGCCATAGAAAACGCATACGCCGTTCCGATGAAAGAAAAGATTCCGTCGTTTGTAGTGTTCCTGAAAGTGCCGCCGGAATTCATAGATGTAAACGTTCACCCGAGAAAAGAAGAAGTGCGGTTCAAAGACGAATCTTTTATTTATAATTTGATAATAAACGGAATACGAATTGGACTGGGAATAAAAGGATTCACGGGACAGGAACAATACCAGGTGTTGGAAGAAGCTTTTGACCCTAAGGAATGCGAAGTATGGCAGCTGCATAACTCTTATATATTTGCCCAGACCCCTTCGGGATTGCTTATCGTTGACCAACACGCTGCGCACGAACGAATTATGTTTGAAAGGGTAATGAGGGAAAAGGGCACGTCACAAAAACTGCTTTTTCCCGTAGTTGCAGAACTTACAGACATAGAAGAAAAGTTCTTATTGGAATATAAAGATTGTCTTATAAAGTTAGGTTTTGAGATAGAAGAATTCGGGAAAGCGACGTACAGGATTACTGCTATTCCTTCCGTATTAAAGGAATGCACGGCACCTGAATTCAAGTCGTTGTTGTCCGAGTTGCAGGAGAACGAAGCGATAAGCGAAGACAAATTTACGAATGCCGCAAAAAGGGTTGCTTGCAGAGCATCGGTAATGGCAGGCGCTATTATGAAAACACGGGAAATGCAGTCGCTTTTGGACCAGCTATTCCATACGAATAACCCTTATTTCTGCCCTCACGGCAGGCCGACAATAATAAAATTGACAAGAGAAGAATTGGAACGTAAATTCGGAAGATAA
- the gyrA gene encoding DNA gyrase subunit A, with amino-acid sequence MSNILPTPIEEEVKNSYLAYSMSVIVSRALPDVRDGLKPVHRRILYAMYKLGLVHNHGYRKCATVVGEVLGKYHPHGDNAVYDTLVRMVQTFSMRCPLVDGQGNFGSIDGDNAAAYRYTEARMTQIAELMLQDIEKETVLFKPNFDNRLEEPDVLPSVFPNLLVNGTSGIAVGMATNLPPHNLGEVVDAMTALIDDPDIEDFFPYIKGPDFPTGALIVGEEGIRSAYSTGRGKITLKAVAEIEENHRTAIIIKELPYQVNKADLIKNIADLVRNKKIEGISNIRDESDRDGIRVVIEIKNNAPVQIILNKLFKHTAMQTTFGVIMIVLQDGVPKLMTLKEMLNAFLEHRYVVVKRRTEFDLKENEKRAHILEGLKIAVENIDAVVKIIRTSKTTEDAKRDLIAKFILSEPQVSAILDMRLARLVGLETQKLENEYKETIKIIKGLRQILSSKKTIMEVIKTELANLKEKFADKRRTRILKKELKELDMTDLIANEPEIITLTAKGHIKRSKPSAYRKQFRGGKGLIAATLAPEDKIIQSFEADTHSDIFFLTNLGRCYKAKVYELPEFERAARGRSIVNILPLKEKEYIKAALPMKDSKKDDALIIVTIKGLIKKTVMSAYDNLRKTGIIAISLRDGDDIAFADIVKPKNCILMVTEKGKVIRFDESKVRACGRTAQGVRGIKLKGNDKVIYVTPAADTKQSLLIVTKKGYAKRVVIDKIRITNRGGSGVIGNKEELAMCELVKVDESEILITTSNGKTLRTPVRNVRKMGRSARGVRVINLEKSDMVADVQVITEDVIPPEDKTKPAEPPKEKAK; translated from the coding sequence ATGAGCAACATACTACCAACCCCGATTGAAGAAGAAGTAAAAAATTCTTATCTTGCGTATTCGATGAGTGTAATTGTGAGTAGAGCATTGCCGGACGTAAGGGACGGCTTAAAACCCGTTCATCGCAGAATTTTATACGCTATGTATAAACTCGGGCTCGTTCATAATCACGGGTACAGAAAATGCGCAACGGTCGTAGGAGAAGTTCTCGGTAAATACCATCCGCACGGGGATAATGCCGTATACGACACTTTAGTCCGTATGGTGCAGACTTTCTCTATGCGGTGTCCGCTTGTTGACGGGCAGGGAAATTTTGGAAGCATTGACGGGGATAACGCCGCAGCCTATAGATACACCGAAGCAAGAATGACTCAAATCGCAGAACTTATGTTGCAGGACATCGAAAAAGAAACCGTTTTATTTAAACCGAATTTTGATAATAGACTTGAAGAACCCGACGTCCTGCCATCCGTATTCCCGAATCTACTCGTTAACGGGACTTCCGGAATCGCAGTTGGTATGGCCACAAACCTGCCTCCTCATAATCTCGGAGAAGTCGTAGATGCTATGACCGCACTTATTGATGATCCCGATATTGAAGATTTCTTCCCGTATATAAAGGGGCCTGATTTTCCAACAGGAGCTTTAATCGTAGGCGAAGAAGGGATACGTTCTGCTTACTCAACAGGCAGAGGGAAAATTACACTTAAAGCCGTTGCAGAAATAGAAGAAAATCATAGAACAGCCATAATTATAAAAGAACTGCCTTATCAGGTTAACAAGGCAGACCTCATCAAAAACATCGCCGACCTTGTAAGAAATAAAAAAATAGAAGGCATATCAAACATAAGGGACGAATCCGACCGCGATGGAATAAGAGTAGTCATTGAAATTAAAAACAATGCTCCCGTACAAATAATACTTAACAAACTATTCAAGCACACCGCCATGCAGACAACTTTTGGCGTGATAATGATAGTACTTCAGGACGGCGTTCCCAAGCTTATGACTCTCAAGGAAATGCTCAACGCTTTTCTTGAACACCGTTATGTTGTCGTAAAAAGAAGAACGGAATTCGACCTTAAAGAAAACGAAAAAAGAGCGCATATACTTGAAGGTTTAAAAATAGCAGTCGAAAATATTGATGCAGTCGTCAAAATCATACGCACGTCAAAAACCACTGAAGACGCAAAAAGAGACCTCATTGCCAAATTCATTTTGAGCGAACCACAGGTAAGCGCGATACTGGATATGAGACTTGCAAGACTCGTTGGACTTGAAACCCAGAAACTGGAAAACGAATACAAAGAAACTATAAAAATAATCAAAGGACTGAGACAAATTCTCTCTTCCAAGAAAACCATAATGGAAGTAATTAAGACGGAATTAGCAAATCTGAAAGAAAAATTTGCCGATAAAAGAAGAACCAGAATACTTAAAAAAGAACTCAAGGAACTTGATATGACCGACCTTATCGCAAACGAACCCGAAATAATCACGTTAACCGCGAAAGGCCATATCAAACGCTCCAAACCAAGCGCTTACAGGAAACAGTTCAGGGGCGGAAAAGGATTGATTGCCGCTACACTTGCGCCGGAAGATAAGATAATACAAAGCTTTGAAGCCGACACGCATTCCGATATATTCTTCTTAACAAATCTCGGTAGGTGCTACAAAGCCAAAGTATACGAACTTCCCGAATTTGAACGTGCCGCAAGGGGCAGATCCATCGTTAATATCTTACCGTTGAAAGAAAAAGAATACATAAAAGCTGCGCTTCCTATGAAAGATTCAAAGAAAGATGATGCGCTAATTATAGTTACGATAAAAGGATTGATAAAGAAAACCGTTATGTCCGCTTATGACAACTTACGAAAAACCGGTATTATCGCAATATCTCTCAGAGATGGCGATGATATTGCTTTCGCGGATATAGTTAAACCAAAGAATTGTATTCTTATGGTCACGGAAAAAGGCAAAGTAATCAGGTTTGACGAATCCAAAGTCCGTGCCTGCGGTCGTACGGCGCAGGGCGTCAGAGGAATAAAACTTAAAGGAAATGACAAAGTCATATACGTAACTCCTGCTGCAGATACAAAACAAAGCTTGCTTATCGTAACGAAAAAAGGGTATGCAAAGAGGGTCGTTATAGACAAGATTAGAATTACCAACAGAGGCGGAAGCGGAGTTATCGGAAACAAAGAAGAATTGGCAATGTGCGAACTCGTGAAAGTTGATGAATCCGAAATACTCATTACCACTTCAAACGGTAAAACACTGAGAACTCCGGTAAGAAATGTAAGAAAAATGGGCAGGTCGGCACGCGGAGTCAGAGTCATAAACCTGGAGAAAAGCGATATGGTCGCAGACGTTCAGGTTATTACTGAAGATGTTATCCCGCCCGAAGATAAAACCAAACCGGCGGAACCACCAAAAGAAAAAGCCAAATAG
- a CDS encoding (2Fe-2S)-binding protein: MRIDSHPILEFKREKKTTFYFEDTEIEAYEGETIAAALIAAGVKVFQHSKHHNRPRGFFCAIGKCSSCLMEVNGVLNQMTCMRLVEQGMRVKRQKI, from the coding sequence ATGAGAATAGATAGTCATCCAATATTGGAGTTCAAAAGGGAAAAGAAAACCACTTTTTATTTTGAAGATACAGAAATAGAAGCTTATGAGGGCGAGACTATAGCCGCCGCGCTTATAGCCGCGGGAGTAAAAGTCTTCCAGCACAGCAAACATCACAACAGGCCGCGGGGGTTCTTTTGCGCAATCGGTAAATGTTCCAGCTGTCTTATGGAGGTCAATGGAGTCCTAAACCAGATGACCTGTATGCGGTTGGTAGAACAAGGGATGCGCGTAAAAAGACAGAAGATATAA